The Dehalococcoidia bacterium genome window below encodes:
- a CDS encoding intradiol ring-cleavage dioxygenase, producing MTLPQPFGSEHSQSGRRTNRRTLLRGGLALTPLLVLAPLARRLLQPASGRAAPASVAGTQQAAPACVVTPQETEGPYFVDEQLNRSDIRSDPATGQVKDGVPLYLQLVVSQVDANGCGPLAGAVVDIWQCDALGVYSDVSDPGFSTVGQKFLRGAQTTDANGAVQFVSIYPGWYRGRAVHTHFKVRTHPDAATGYEFTSQLYYDDALTDTVHAQPPYAAKGTRDTRNSDDGIYRGGGDQLVLDLQPMEDGAGYRATFQVGVDLSAPSSSGAGSAGGGPPRPRF from the coding sequence ATGACACTGCCGCAACCGTTCGGCTCGGAGCACTCGCAGAGCGGGCGGCGCACCAACCGGCGCACGCTGCTGCGCGGTGGGCTGGCGCTCACGCCCCTGCTGGTGCTGGCGCCGCTCGCGCGCAGGCTGCTGCAGCCCGCGAGCGGCCGTGCCGCGCCCGCGAGCGTGGCAGGCACGCAGCAGGCGGCGCCGGCCTGCGTGGTGACGCCGCAGGAGACGGAAGGGCCGTACTTCGTGGACGAGCAGCTCAACCGCTCCGACATCCGCTCCGACCCGGCCACGGGCCAGGTCAAGGACGGCGTGCCGCTCTACCTGCAGCTCGTCGTCTCGCAGGTCGATGCCAACGGCTGCGGTCCGCTTGCCGGCGCCGTCGTGGACATCTGGCAGTGCGACGCGCTCGGCGTCTACTCGGACGTGAGCGACCCCGGCTTCAGCACCGTGGGCCAGAAGTTTTTGCGCGGCGCGCAGACGACGGACGCGAACGGCGCCGTGCAGTTCGTCAGCATCTATCCCGGCTGGTACCGCGGCCGTGCCGTACACACGCATTTCAAAGTGCGCACCCACCCAGACGCGGCCACGGGCTACGAGTTCACCTCGCAGCTCTACTACGACGACGCGCTCACGGATACGGTCCACGCGCAGCCGCCCTACGCGGCGAAGGGCACGCGCGACACCCGCAACAGCGACGACGGCATCTACCGCGGCGGCGGCGATCAGCTCGTGCTCGACCTGCAACCGATGGAGGACGGCGCGGGCTACCGCGCGACCTTCCAGGTCGGCGTCGACCTGAGCGCCCCGTCTTCTTCTGGTGCGGGCAGTGCGGGCGGCGGGCCGCCGCGGCCCCGCTTCTAG
- a CDS encoding IS5/IS1182 family transposase yields ECCHNRLKQFRALATRYDKRGWNYRAMVVIAALLLWLPK; encoded by the coding sequence GGAGTGCTGCCACAACCGGCTGAAGCAGTTCCGCGCCCTGGCCACCCGCTACGACAAGCGAGGCTGGAACTACCGCGCCATGGTGGTGATTGCCGCATTACTGCTGTGGCTCCCCAAGTGA